TCCGTAGCATGTCCTTTACCAGTAAGTGATAACGAACCGTAAATAGATACATTTATTTCTGCAACATCTAAGAAGTTTTCACTTTCTTGTAATTCTCCAATCCATTTTTCTGCAGCACGCCAAGGTCCTAGGGTGTGCGAGCTTGATGGTCCCACCCCAATTTTAAGCATATCAAAAGTACTGATTGACTCCATAATTTTTTTGTTATAAATGCAACTTTAAAAGGTAAATGTACTGACTAATTTCACAATTACTAAATTTATTTATTTCGGGATAATATCCATTAATTAGGAATATATCCATATTTTTGCATCATGGAACTATTTTCTCACGGAAAAATTAAAAAAGCAGAAAAGCGTCATGCGCCTGAAGTATCAAAACAAACTGGATTTCCAAGTCCCGCTACACATTATTTAGAACCTTCTATCAACCTAGAGCAGGAACTTATTAGCAATGGCGATGCAACTTTTTATGTGCGAATAGATAGCGATGAATTGGCAGATTTTGCTATTTATAAACATGATGTTTTAATTATAGACCGTTCTTTTTATCCGAAGGAAAATAATTTAGCGCTAGTTATTGTAGAAGGGCAATTTAAGGTTATTCGGATTCCGCCTAAACAGACACAAGAAGAATTTACCCTGTGGGGTGTAATTACTTATATAATACATTCGTGCAAATGATAGCATTAGTAGATTGTAATAGTTTTTATGCCTCTTGTGAATTGGTGTTTAGGCCAGATCTTATAGGAAGACCTGTAGTTGTATTAAGTAATAATGATGGATGTATTATTGCAGCAAATAAAGAGGCGAAAGCGCTAACTAATATCCCCATGTTTGAGCCTGTTTTTAAAATTAAAAAACAGCTGCTAGAACATAAGGTCGTTTTTTTTTCATCGAACTATACCTTGTATGGAGAAATGTCACAACGGGTGATCAATATTTTAAAGACTTTTTCGGCGCGGGTAGAAATTTATAGCATTGATGAGTCTTTTTTAGATTTGAGTGATGTTCCAGAAGAAGAGTTAGAGCAATATGCACATCAAATTAAAGATACTATTTTTAAATATACAGGTTTGCCCGTTGGAGTGGGGATAGCACGAACAAAAGTATTATCAAAATTAGCTAATAAAATAGCGAAGAAAGTACCTGATAAAAACTACGTGTGTGTCATCAATTCAGAAAAAGACCGTATAGACGCCTTAAAATGGTGTGCTGTTAAAGATGTGTGGGGAATTGGCAGAAAACACAGTGAGCGTGTCATGAAAATTGGTGTGGCTACGGCTTATGATTTTTCTAAGCTTCCTTTGGCATGGGTTCGTAAAGAAATGACCGTCGTTGGAGAACGTACGTGGCGAGAACTTAATGGAGAAATAGCGATGGACTTTAGTATTGATTTAAAAAAGAAGAAAGCTATAGGTACGGCAAAATCATTTGGAAAAAAATTATCGGAGTTAGCTATTATAGAAGAAGCATGCTCTTATTATGTGGGCGAAGTTACAGAAGTGCTTCGTGCACAAGGTTCTTGCGCAAGTGCATTACAAGTTTTTGTTACCACTAATTACCACAGCAACAAAGACAAGCAATACGCTAATAGTGTTACGGTACAATTAACTATTCCTACGAATGATACCTTTGTATTAATAAAGGAGGCTAAAAAAGCATTACACCTTATATATAGGTTAGGCTTCCGCTATAAAAAAGTAGGTGTTAATCTTTTAGGGATTATTCCAGAGCATTATGTACAAGGTAATTTGTTTGAAATTCCATCCGCATCAAAAAGTAAACTAACGAAAGTAGTAGATAGTTTAAACCTTAAATTTGGAAAATCTAAAGTGTCATCTGCCTTGGTAGGAACCCGAATTAAAGAATGGGAATTGATAAAAGAAGAACGAAGTCCTAGGTATACAACCCAGTGGAAAGAAATGTTACACATAAAAGGCTGAAATAGTAGCAGTACTAACGTCTATTATTTTTTATAAAAGTGTCAGCTATGGTTAAAAAACACCTCTCTTTGCAGTGATTAGCTTTTAAAAATGACATCCTGTCAGTTTTGTTCTCTTGGCATATTGTTTGCCAAATAGATAAGAGAATATAAAAAGCACTAATAATTAAATATAATAAGAGATGAGTAAAATTATAGGAATAGATTTAGGAACTACAAACTCTTGCGTTTCTGTAATGGAAGGTAATGAAGCTGTTGTAATCCCTAATGCAGAAGGAAAAAGAACTACACCATCAGTTATCGCATTTGTAGAAGGTGGTGAGATTAAAGTAGGAGATCCTGCAAAAAGACAAGCAGTTACAAACCCAACCAAAACGATTTATTCTATTAAACGTTTTATGGGGAACAAATTCTCTGAATCTAGTACAGAAGCAAAGAGAGTACCTTATAAAGTAGTAAAAGGAGATAATGACACTCCAAGAGTAGATATTGATGGTCGTTTATATACGCCACAAGAATTATCTGCAATGATTCTTCAGAAAATGAAGAAAACTGCAGAAGACTATTTAGGTCAGACTGTAACAAGAGCGGTAATTACGGTTCCTGCATATTTTAACGATGCGCAAAGACAAGCAACAAAAGAAGCTGGTGAAATTGCTGGTTTAACGGTAGAACGTATTATCAACGAACCAACTGCTGCATCTTTAGCATATGGTATGGATAAGAAAGATACCGATCAAAAAATTGTTGTTTTTGATTTTGGTGGTGGTACGCATGATGTTTCTATCCTTGAATTAGGAGATGGCGTTTTTGAAGTATTGGCTACAGATGGTGATACTCACTTAGGTGGTGATGATGTTGATCAAAAAATTATTGATTGGTTAGCGGATGAGTTTAAAGGGGAAGAAAGTATTGATTTACGTGATGATGCAATGGCTTTACAACGTTTACGTGAAGCTGCTGAAAAAGCGAAAATTGAATTATCTTCTTCTGCATCAACAGAAATTAACTTGCCATATGTAACGGCTACTGCTAGTGGACCTAAGCATTTAGTTCGTACATTGACTTTAGCTAAATTTAATCAATTAATTGATGATTTAGTAAAAAGAACTATTGAGCCTTGTGCTACAGCATTAAAAAATGCAGGTTTATCTAAAAGTGATATCGATGAAATTATCTTAGTTGGTGGTTCTACAAGAATCCCTGCTGTTGTTGAAGCTGTTGAGAAATTCTTCGGTAAAAAACCATCAAAAGGTGTTAACCCTGATGAAGTTGTAGCGGTAGGTGCTGCAATTCAAGGTGGTGTTTTAACAGGAGATGTTAAAGATGTATTATTATTAGATGTTACTCCATTATCATTAGGTATTGAAACTATGGGTGGTGTAATGACAAAGTTGATTGAAGCGAATACAACGATTCCTACTAAGAAATCTCAAGTATTCTCTACAGCTGCAGACAATCAGCCATCAGTAGAAATTCACGTTTTACAAGGTGAAAGACCAATGGCGGCAGATAACAAAAATATCGGACGTTTCCATTTAGATGGTATTCCACCAGCACAAAGAGGAACACCTCAAATTGAAGTAACTTTTGATATTGATGCTAATGGTATTATTAAAGTATCAGCAACAGATAAAGCTACGAACAAAACGCAGGATATTAGAATTGAAGCTTCTTCAGGTTTAACAGAAGAAGAAATTAAGAAAATGAAAGCAGAAGCAGAAGCTAATGCTGAGTCTGATAAAAAACTTAAAGAAACTGCTGATAAATTAAACGAAGCTGATGGAATGATCTTCCAAACAGAAAAGCAATTAGCTGAATTTGGTGATAAATTATCTGATGATAAGAAAAAACCAGTAGAAGATGCTTTAACGGAATTAAAAGCAGCATATGAGTTGAAAGACATCGCTGTTATTGCTCCAGCTTTAGATAAGATTAACGAAGCTTGGAAAGTTGCCTCTGAAGAAATGTACAAAGCGCAAGCTGAAGGACAAGGTGGTGCTGCTCCAGGACCAGATGCTGCTGCAGGTGCAGAATCAGCTGAAGGTGATAACGTAGAAGACGTAGATTTCGAAGAAGTTAAGTAAGCAACAAACTATTTTCGTTACAAACGAAAATATGTGAATCGCTTATCCCGATGCAAATCTGGATCTTTTGAAAAAACACGATTAGAAGAAAACTCCAACGGTATTAGTTGGAGTTTTTTTTGTTTGTAAACGAAAATGTGTGAATCGCTTATCCCGATGCAAATCGGGATCATTTAAAAAAAAAATACGATGAGAAAATAACTCCGACTATATCAGTTGGGGTTATTTTTTTGTTTTAAAAGGAAGTAAGAAATGTGTAATTGTGCTCAGTTTTTGAGTATATAGTTATTGGTTTTAGAATTATCACAATTAATTAATATTCCTTAAATGCTTTTCATAGAATAACTACTAAATTTGTGGTATGATAAAAAACTACCCTTTAAAAATGTTGAGAACTTTTCTGGTACCAGCTTTTATGTTTGCGGCTTTGACGGCAAGCGCCCAAAAGGCAAAAATTTTTACGATTTCTGATTTTGATTTAGTAGGAAAAGTAAAGACCTGTTTTGTAATTACCGATTACGGAAAAGAAGAATTCAATTTTAATGAGAAGGGAGTACTCACAAAGCTTACCACGCGTTATAATGAGGCCGATTATGATATTACGTATTACCGATTCGTAAATGAGGAAATAAGCGAAAAAAGAGTTGAGAATTACCGAGATGGTGTTTTTGATAAAAGTACTTCAATTGCTAATATTTATAGTTACGATAGCATTCCATCCGGTAAAAAAATAACAGAAAACATAATTTCATATACCAAAGAATTTTTAGATCAGTACGAGTACTTCTATGATGCAGCAGATAAGTTGGTAGAAATTAAGCGGAATAATGACAGTGGTATAGAAAGTACAATGGTAACCTATACCACAGATAAAGGAGAAGCAACAACGACATACACGATAAATAATGAAGTACAAAAAACGGTGCGTGTGTCGGACCGTAAAACAAAATTGAAAGGCGTACAACGTATTGAGTTAACTAAAGAATTTTTAGAAGGAAAGCCTTCAAAAGCACTAGAGCAAATTTTTAATCAACAGGATAAGGTAGTTTCCGAGAATTTCTTTGATTTTGATACAAGCACTAATGCTTTCTTTTCAAAAGAATTAAAGACCTACAGCTACAATACGTTAGGTATGCTTACCGAAGTAAAAACACAACATGGTAAACTGGTAAGCACAAAAGAATATATCTACCAGTATGACAATGGTGATAAAGGCAATTGGATCAAACAGATTATAACCCCAGACAATACATTTATCAGCCGTAAAATAAAATACTATGAGGTGGCTGCAATAGAAGAGTAGGTTTCTTATTTTTTTACTGAATATTTTGAGGGTTTTTATAAAATAATTTGAAAAAAAAACAATTAAATTAAATTGATGAAACGACTGCGAAATACCGGAATTTACTATCTATTTTTTGGTGTTTTATTGGCCTTGAGTTTTGTTTTTACCAACTTATGGCCTATAGCTATAGTGGGGTTTCTGCTTTTAATTCTGTTTTTTATTTTAAAATATATTTTCAGAAAATCGGTAGTTCAAACTTCGCTTAACAAGCGTAAACTTCAACTATCGGACTTCTTTTTAATTATTTTTCCATTTATATATGTGATATTAATTTCTTGGTATGTTTGGAGGCCCTATAGGCAGACTATTATTTTACCAAATTCTTACAAAGGTATTGTTGCCATAAAATACGATGAAATTAAGGCTCAAAATGAAATCTGGACGAACACTTTTTTCGGCCTATGTGGTTCTAGATTGATAAAAGTTAATACTTCTGGAGTGGCAAGAACTTCTTTTAAGTTTCATAACAATTCAATTCCCATTCTCGGTATAAAGCAGTTGAATTATAATCGCGGAGGATTAAAAATTTATCATGAAAATAATCTTGACGATGAAATAGTAGAAGGATTTGATGGTACTTGGTTTGTTGGTGCTAGCGCTAAAGAAGGTGGGAAACAAATTTATAGCACTAATTATAGCTATTATCCTTTGATGATTTTTGTAGTGGCACCACCAGAAAATTATTTTGATTATTTTATGACAGAAAAAGAAATAGAAATTTGGGTAGCAGAAGAAAAGAAGAAGCATCCTAATTCTTATATAGAACGGCCAATCACTAAATTAAATGCTAAAAACATTGAGTTTTTAAGAAGGGTTGGTATTTTATAACGAAAACAGAACCTGTTATTTCAGTATGCTGTGATAACAGACATTATTTTTTAATTATTTATTTTATGGCTATCAAAACAGTAGAAGGAATATACGAGATTATAGGTTATAATCAAGATAAAGATCATTCAGGTTATACTGGATACTTGCGATTAATTGTGACTAGTAAGAACCGTGTAGATGCTATCTGGACGATAGGAGGTGAGCAAACGCAAACTGGAAAGGGGTTTTTTAAAGATGACGTTCTAGTCATTAACTTTTCATATCGTGGAGAATTAAAAAATAGACCTAAAACCTTTAAAGGTGTTGTGGTGTACAAAATTATAAATGACAATGTTCTAGATGGCTTTTGGTCCGAGAAATTTGGGGATGATGACTATTTGGGTTTTGAAGAAGGGAGAAGACTATCGGTAGAAGAAGTTTCTCAATTGAAACTGTAGCGGTTTTAATTAGACTTGCTTCATCACTCTAATTGACCGTGTATTTTTATTTTACATTTGATTCTTGAATGTTTTTATTTACTACTTGTTAGTGAGACTCAAATTTTTGAACTTACCATCAACCATCAACCATCAACCATCAACCATCAACCATCAACCATCAACCATCAACCATCAACCATCAACCATCAACCATCAACCATTCTTCTTTTAAAAGTCCGTAGCAGCACGTATTACGTTTAAATCCATCTAATAAATACACATTATTCCGTAAGACACCTTCTAGAACGCAGCCCAATTTTTCTACTGCTTTACGGGAGGCAATGTTGCGTTCATCTATCCTAAATTCTATTTTTTCCATGTGTAATGTTGTGAAGGCGTACTGGAGCATTAAAGCTTTCATTTGAGTATTTAATCCGGTGCCATGAAATTCTCTCCCAATCCAAGTAGCGCCAATCTCTAGTGTTTTATTTTTCCAATTGATGTTCATGAAACGGGTGCTGCCAGCATAGCTGCTAATTCTTTTATCATATACAATAAACGGAATGCTAGTTTCTGCATCTTGGTATTGTAAAGCAATCTTCACATAGTTTTCTAAAGCTGCGGGAGTTTCAATTGCAGAGGGGGAGTATTGTACCAATTTAGGCTGTTTAGCAATAGAGTAGAGGTATTGAAAATTTTCCAAGCTCAGTGGTACAAGTTTTACAAAATCGTTTTCTAGTATAATGGCTTCTGTTTTCATTTAACTAAACTATTAATAATATCTTTCCTTACTTCATGTCCTCCTTCAAAAGTGATGATTTCTGCTTTGTCATTGAACAAGGTTGCTATTCTTTTAGATTCAGATTGCATACGTTCTTCATTTAAATATTCATCTTTAGTGCCAATAATAACTTTTACTTGCGTTTTATGGTCTTCTAAAAACTTAAATTTTTCAGGAGTTATTTCGTTAGGTATTCCTCCGGCATACAGTATTAGTTGCGTACATTTTATGTGGTTTAAGGTGGCCCATCTGGAGGCTATGGAAACTCCTTGAGAAAATCCGAAAACAATAATATTAGTGTTTTCTGGGATTTCTTCTGCAGCAAGGACAGCATCTAAATAATTAGAAACATTTTTCATTTCTAATAGAGTATTCTCTTTGGTAAGCCAACTAGCGCCAACATGTACATACTTTTTGTTTAAATAGTATTTAGAAGGTGCTTGCGGAGCAATGATATAGTTTTCTTCTGGATTCAATTCATTAAAATACTTTAGAAAGTACCTACTCAAATAACCAATACCATGGAAAACAATCCAAACATTTTTTGTTTTTTTAGTACGTGTATTTAGGGTTTCATAGGTATTGCTTGTGGTATAGGAAACTTGTTTTTCTGTGGTGTTCATTTCAATTTTTTATAGAATAGGTATTCAGTCATGAAATTTAAAAAAGAATATTCAAATTGCGCTTGTAATCATTGCTTTTGTTGTTCTAGGAATCGTTAATTTTACATAAAATGATTTTATGGAAGATTTTAAAGAGAAAATACTAAAGATTTGCAATGATACTACCAAAGGTACATTGATGGAAACTTTAGATATTACTTATGTTGATGTTGGAGAAAATTATTTAGTAGGTAAAATGCCGGTAACACCAAAAGTGTTTCAGCCAGACGGTATTTTGCATGGAGGAGCTATGGTGGCTCTTGCAGAAAGTGTAGGAAGTGCGGCATCGTATATATTTTTAAATGCACAAGAAGTTACCGTTCGGGGATTAGAAATCTCTGCAAATCATGTAAAAAGTATTCGTGAGGGTTTTGTCTATGCAAAAGCAATAATCATTCATAAGGGGAGAACCACCCAAGTTTGGGATATTAAACTTACTGATGCCAATGATAATTTAATATCTATTTGTAAACTTACGACCATATCATTACCTAAAAAGTAATATGTTGCACGATTTATTTTATAAAGCAAAAAATCATTTTAAGACTTCAAAACCATTTGTTTTGTATAGGAAACCTTCAGAATCTACTGTTAATGGGGTTTTCCAAAAGGACGATGTGCTTCATTATGTAGAAGACTTTTCTAAAACAGGTTTTATTTTTGCTCCGTTTAATACGGACGATAGGATTGTTTTGTTACAGTCTGATGAAAAACATGAAGCTGAATATATAGCTTCAGAAAGCATAAAGGATCTTGCTAGTTTATCTGTTGTCCAAGATGACGCTCAAAAAGAATTTCATATCAATTTAGTACATAAAGCTATTGAAGCGATTGAAAATGCCGGAGTAAAGAAAGTAGTGCTTTCCAGAAAACTGGAAGTAGGTACTCGTAAGTCGGCCTTTACATTGTTTGACGCTTTACTTGCAAGTTATTCAAATGCTTTTTGTTATCTCTGGTATCACCCTAAAGTGGGTTTATGGTTGGGGGCAACTCCTGAAATTTTACTTAGAACAGAAAATAAACAGCTGAAGACTATGTCTCTGGCAGGGACCAAAAAAGTAGAAGAAGGTAAAGCTCCTGTTTGGGGAACAAAAGAATTAGAGGAACAGAAATTGGTTACGGATTATATCGTAGCTGCCTTAGAAAGTAGTGTAGATAATTTAACTATTTCTGAAACAGAATCCGTGAGAGCAGGAAGTCTATGGCATTTAAGAACATCGGTTTCTGGAAGATTAGCTACCTATAATCTAAAAGAAATTATTGCAGCTTTACATCCTACGCCAGCAGTATGTGGGTTGCCTAAAGCACAAGCCAAGGCTTTTATTTTAGAAAACGAAAATTACGCTAGAGAATACTACACGGGGTTTTTAGGTGAGCTTAATTTTAAAGAAGAGAATTTTAGATCAAGCAATAGGCGCAATAGAGAGAATCAGGCTTATAAAACGGTCAAAAATACAACGTCGCTATACGTAAACCTTAGGTGCATG
This genomic stretch from Cellulophaga algicola DSM 14237 harbors:
- a CDS encoding PaaI family thioesterase; the protein is MEDFKEKILKICNDTTKGTLMETLDITYVDVGENYLVGKMPVTPKVFQPDGILHGGAMVALAESVGSAASYIFLNAQEVTVRGLEISANHVKSIREGFVYAKAIIIHKGRTTQVWDIKLTDANDNLISICKLTTISLPKK
- a CDS encoding S24 family peptidase encodes the protein MELFSHGKIKKAEKRHAPEVSKQTGFPSPATHYLEPSINLEQELISNGDATFYVRIDSDELADFAIYKHDVLIIDRSFYPKENNLALVIVEGQFKVIRIPPKQTQEEFTLWGVITYIIHSCK
- a CDS encoding alpha/beta hydrolase encodes the protein MNTTEKQVSYTTSNTYETLNTRTKKTKNVWIVFHGIGYLSRYFLKYFNELNPEENYIIAPQAPSKYYLNKKYVHVGASWLTKENTLLEMKNVSNYLDAVLAAEEIPENTNIIVFGFSQGVSIASRWATLNHIKCTQLILYAGGIPNEITPEKFKFLEDHKTQVKVIIGTKDEYLNEERMQSESKRIATLFNDKAEIITFEGGHEVRKDIINSLVK
- a CDS encoding GNAT family N-acetyltransferase, translated to MKTEAIILENDFVKLVPLSLENFQYLYSIAKQPKLVQYSPSAIETPAALENYVKIALQYQDAETSIPFIVYDKRISSYAGSTRFMNINWKNKTLEIGATWIGREFHGTGLNTQMKALMLQYAFTTLHMEKIEFRIDERNIASRKAVEKLGCVLEGVLRNNVYLLDGFKRNTCCYGLLKEEWLMVDG
- a CDS encoding Y-family DNA polymerase; amino-acid sequence: MIALVDCNSFYASCELVFRPDLIGRPVVVLSNNDGCIIAANKEAKALTNIPMFEPVFKIKKQLLEHKVVFFSSNYTLYGEMSQRVINILKTFSARVEIYSIDESFLDLSDVPEEELEQYAHQIKDTIFKYTGLPVGVGIARTKVLSKLANKIAKKVPDKNYVCVINSEKDRIDALKWCAVKDVWGIGRKHSERVMKIGVATAYDFSKLPLAWVRKEMTVVGERTWRELNGEIAMDFSIDLKKKKAIGTAKSFGKKLSELAIIEEACSYYVGEVTEVLRAQGSCASALQVFVTTNYHSNKDKQYANSVTVQLTIPTNDTFVLIKEAKKALHLIYRLGFRYKKVGVNLLGIIPEHYVQGNLFEIPSASKSKLTKVVDSLNLKFGKSKVSSALVGTRIKEWELIKEERSPRYTTQWKEMLHIKG
- a CDS encoding chorismate-binding protein, with amino-acid sequence MLHDLFYKAKNHFKTSKPFVLYRKPSESTVNGVFQKDDVLHYVEDFSKTGFIFAPFNTDDRIVLLQSDEKHEAEYIASESIKDLASLSVVQDDAQKEFHINLVHKAIEAIENAGVKKVVLSRKLEVGTRKSAFTLFDALLASYSNAFCYLWYHPKVGLWLGATPEILLRTENKQLKTMSLAGTKKVEEGKAPVWGTKELEEQKLVTDYIVAALESSVDNLTISETESVRAGSLWHLRTSVSGRLATYNLKEIIAALHPTPAVCGLPKAQAKAFILENENYAREYYTGFLGELNFKEENFRSSNRRNRENQAYKTVKNTTSLYVNLRCMQLKDKKALVYVGGGITHESDPEKEWEETVAKSNTMLKVVL
- the dnaK gene encoding molecular chaperone DnaK, with product MSKIIGIDLGTTNSCVSVMEGNEAVVIPNAEGKRTTPSVIAFVEGGEIKVGDPAKRQAVTNPTKTIYSIKRFMGNKFSESSTEAKRVPYKVVKGDNDTPRVDIDGRLYTPQELSAMILQKMKKTAEDYLGQTVTRAVITVPAYFNDAQRQATKEAGEIAGLTVERIINEPTAASLAYGMDKKDTDQKIVVFDFGGGTHDVSILELGDGVFEVLATDGDTHLGGDDVDQKIIDWLADEFKGEESIDLRDDAMALQRLREAAEKAKIELSSSASTEINLPYVTATASGPKHLVRTLTLAKFNQLIDDLVKRTIEPCATALKNAGLSKSDIDEIILVGGSTRIPAVVEAVEKFFGKKPSKGVNPDEVVAVGAAIQGGVLTGDVKDVLLLDVTPLSLGIETMGGVMTKLIEANTTIPTKKSQVFSTAADNQPSVEIHVLQGERPMAADNKNIGRFHLDGIPPAQRGTPQIEVTFDIDANGIIKVSATDKATNKTQDIRIEASSGLTEEEIKKMKAEAEANAESDKKLKETADKLNEADGMIFQTEKQLAEFGDKLSDDKKKPVEDALTELKAAYELKDIAVIAPALDKINEAWKVASEEMYKAQAEGQGGAAPGPDAAAGAESAEGDNVEDVDFEEVK